The DNA sequence TCAATCGAGCaagacatttaacaaaaacgttttttttgacCTTGACACCAGTTGTTAAAAGTTTCAAAATCTCTCGCTAACGTTAAATTACTTCTGATAAAAAGTCTAGTATCGTTTATTTGgattaatgtgtttaatatgtAATGTAGCAGGCAGTGCAATATCAGGATAATAAAGCAACATTATTCTAGGAAGTGCTTGTATAgtgttgaagtgtgtgtgtgtgtgtgtgtgtgtgttttttgtgaatCTCTACTCGTCCATCTTTGGCACTCTTCAGCTGCTCTGTCTGGTCTCCTGTCCTCTGATTGGCTACATCATGGACTGGAGAATGAAGGAGTGCGAGGACGTGGTGAATTCAGCAGAGGGTGAAAAAAGGTGATAGTGGTGAAAGAGTGAAGGAGAGAGATGTTGAATTAATTGAATGTGTTAGATTGTTACCCGTTTCCTTTCGTTGTTTACCACAGTCCCTCCAGGCATCCAAAAAGGGACCGAAAGATCCAGAAACTCACTAACGCCATCAGAGCGTTCATCTTAACTAACACTCTGCTAGTCATCTTCGGCATCATCTCTCTCATTGACAATCTGCCCGTACAGGTTAGACACAATGTCACAAATGCACTTGTTTGTTCAGAAATACTATTTAATAGCtatgtaatgatatttaattactatatagaatttttatatattaattagcatttttatattcacatttacCATTGCACTCATACTAATTTAAGTTACAATAAATTACTTTTCActcacataattttatttaattagcataTTCGTATGTATCTTTGCAATCATACACAACAAAATCATCTGTAACTTTGCACTCatgtatcattttaattacattcatGTATACGTTTAAGTCTTTATGTGTACAAATGCATACAGATACTATTGTGTTATTGCTGCAAAACATGAACGTTTAGATCAGGGGTAGGCAACCTGCGGCTCTGGAGCCGCATGCGCTCTTCAGCCTCCTTGTAATGGCTCCCGATGGCCTtgacaaaaaaacatagaaggtttttttttattttatttttattatcgtCATTATGTGCTCATTTTGTTGCACAATTCCTCTGGGGTTTTAGTTGATACCatctaataaagtttttttatagtttgtcacttaaaatatatttcacatcaaCATCAGCAGCCGTCTTTTAGAACTTTATAAACTCTGTAATTTTTGCGGCTCCGGGAGTGGCTCACACAAAGTGGCTCTTTTGATAAAAAGGTTGCCGACCCTGGTTTagatgaatattaattattgtatgtatttttctttgttctccttTTTGTTTCAGGTGGTGTCATTTGTTCTTCACACTGCAGTTCGAGGTTTTTTTCACTCCTGCTGTGGTGGGCTCTACGCTGCTGTGTGAGTTTTACTTATCAAAATACAAGTTTTTATGAGCAGATGAAGGCTAAAATGACTTTGAAATGAATTTATGTGATTCTAGTACTTAAAAAATGATACGTTTTGCTTTGACATCTTGGtgaattaaaagtaattaatattttttatttgtataaataaacatacatttttggaGTGTTTTAGTTAACGATAATGCTCTCGCAAATAGCTGTTAAAAATGGCTCAGTAAGATGCATGTATgtaatttagctgttttttgttATCCTCaaagtgtttatttgcatgtttagcTACCCAACCAATCACTTTGGCACTCTGACGGGCTTGCAGTCCACGATCAGCGCTGTGTTTGCCCTCCTACAACAACCACTCTTCATGTGCATGGTGGGACCGTTGCGGGGTGATCCTTATTGGGTGAGTGTAATGCACCATTCACGTGCAAAGcaaatgtgtgtctgtatttaaatttaagtttcaCAGAATCAAGAATCTGGACAAAAATGTGGCTTTTTCAATCAACAGATCAACTTGGGCCTGCTTGTGTTCTCATTGGTTGGATTCCTGCTGCCCGGATACCTCTTCTACCACCGGAGACAAATTATGAAGGAGAAGGCAGCGCTTAATAGTCTGTCAATGAGCCAGACGGTGCAGGAGAGCGACAGTCTCAACCAAACAAGCGATTCAGCAAAATATCAATCAAACGGGAACGCCTGAGGTGGAAAACATTGACAGTTGAGGCGTATGTGAATTATACGCCTGGTTTATGAATTATGATATCATGGCACTTCAGAAACGGAATTATTGACTTCGTGTTCAGTCACTGTGGAGACTtgacaaatataaaacagtgttaaaaaatagcaaatgtGCAATTTAAAGCTTCAGTCGAGCCTTTGAATGAGTGACTGAGCAGAATGTGTTTTCAAGTCTTTTATTATCAATCCGAAAAACATTATGCCTTCACTTAAAGTATGTAGTTTGCCGTTTTcttcaattattaatattgcatgGACACTTTGAAATGTCCATTAAAATGGTAGCAGAACCAGAAGGgagacttatatatataaaaaaattataaatgtcctTCTGTGAAGCACCTCCTTTCCTCATCACTTTTGTTAGTCAGTATGAATCAACATTTgctccatttatttgaaaagcagtgttattgtttttcagGGCATTTTATAACATATACAATCATTCTGTGTTTAGAATCTAAAATCAAAACTCGATCCAACTTGCTTAAAAAGGTAACCTTACCTTTAGTCCTTGTGTCTCGATCAAAAAGCTGAAATTTTCAGGAGAGTAGCTCACAAATGATTGGGAACTTTTATTCTACCATATTCAAGTCTTCATTATGTATGTGCAGGACACAAACATAAtcaaattaacaaaatgaaaataacacgccatttaaagaatgttttccTAACAGGTAAAACTTACCATGACATGGAtcgttttaatattaaaagtttgCTATCCCTCTTTTACTAAGCTTGAGAGAAATGCAGCGTTACGTGAAAATGGTAAATACAGATGATTCTTTTTATTGCAGAGGCCagtttttttactatatttgttgTTTCGAAAGTACTGTTCTGTATGTTTCAGGACTGTAATCATGTTACCGGTTTCAGTGATTCTACTGATTGTCCAACATAATGGTGCTTGTGCTGTGCTCACGactgtaaatatgcctgacaggggggaaaaaaatcaaataaattcaaatattttctcaCAAATCAGCCCATTTCTCAGCTgactgttttatttgtaaaaaaaggtttttaaaaaggttGAATGAAAAATTCATTATTATACTCATAAATAGACACAGAGGCACTTACAAATATAACAGATGTGATGTTGACCAGGCGTTCTGGTACATTACATAATGATATACtctcacacatttatatatacacacacgcatctGAGTCACTGTAACATTAAATCTGTAGCGTCCCAGAAAAGGCCCAATTTTCCAGATTGTGCTTCTCTTCATCTCGTTCCTCTGGTTTTTATCTCAGACTGCTGCTGCTGGGCTGAGCTCCAGTCATGCCCGGGTGGTCAGGGCTATGGCGATTCTGAACAAATAACAATATTCCATTTATCACAGATATTAGGTGTACCATGTATTGAGGTATTACACATTTAAGATATGCTAAACCTAAGTTCTGTAccgaggatgcattaaatgtatcaaaagtgacagtaaagatatttataattttttctgataaatgcagaaaacatttgacaataataagaattgttttttgagcagcaaatcagtatattagaataatttctgaagcatcatgtgacactaagtCTGAAGTAGTTTAGCTTTGCCATCCATTACATCTTAAGACATATTCAAATAGATACTTcacattgtaataattttacaacattaatcttttactgtattttgatcaaataaatgccaccttggtgagcataagacttttaaacaattaaaaagtgtagaaaaattctaataaaaatcaGGTCAATTtacctttttcttcttcttatctttcttctttttctttctgtctgggTCATcatccttctttttcttcttcttcttatggTCTGAATCTGACGGAGTTTCTGCGGTAAAGATGTGGAAAAGGACAGTTAAGATTTAAGAAAGCAGATACTCgattctttgtttgtgtttaattgtcaCCTGGTGGTAAGGGATCTTGAGGCCGATGGTGTTTATGCTTgtgtttgttcttcttctttggTGGTTGAATGTGCATCAGCCTGTACTGCTCTGGTAGCTGGACAGAGAGAGTCACGTAAAACACGCatacaaaacaacaagaaaGGTCTGACTCGCATTACCATTCACTACCGAAACCTAAGAAAGACATTGACAAACCTCAGAGTACAGTCAACTTCATACTTCACTTAACGCAAgcttctctctcacactcacacacacacacacacacacacacacacttacagggCCAGTGTGCAGCCTGAAGCCGGTGAGCATGGCCCCAGTGAGAGGACTGAACGAGTTGTTGCAAACTGGTGGCTTCTCGATGAGAGATCGCAGAGAGCTGTTGTCCTGAATGCCTGGGCTGTCGATCATACCTGGAATACAGAAGTGGCAGTGGAGTTTAGGtttacttaaagggacagttcactcaaatatacaaacaaatgacGGCGGCCATCGAATTCCATAGAATTTTCTttcatactatggaagtcaatggctaccatcaactgtttggttaccaagaTTCGTCAGaacatcatcttttgtgttcagaacGAGGGGTGAGCAGAAAAGGGCGGTGGAAGGTAAAAGTATGCATACACACCAGGCAGCTCAGGAAGGAAGTTGCTGAGCTTCTCTTTCACCTTCTTTCCGCAGAACTTGTTATAAGCGTGTTCCAGGTTGTAGTGTGTGATGAGATTAGTGTGTCCTGTCAGCTCGTTCTCCACTGAGAAGAAGACATGAGAGTTAACAGGTTCATAACGGCTCCATTAACTCTAAAATAACTGGCAAAATTTACCATGCTAACATCTTTTTGACTTCGAGGTTAATTGGTGTCTAACGGTAAATCTGCTGTAATGACTGtgtaatgactttttttgt is a window from the Puntigrus tetrazona isolate hp1 chromosome 1, ASM1883169v1, whole genome shotgun sequence genome containing:
- the med19b gene encoding mediator of RNA polymerase II transcription subunit 19-B; translation: MTEIFSSLYGQPDSQGPAGPSALGFGSGKPQGPQNMGPMCFPHQMVDEGGPIRKPTAMNEPFYLLRELPMENELTGHTNLITHYNLEHAYNKFCGKKVKEKLSNFLPELPGMIDSPGIQDNSSLRSLIEKPPVCNNSFSPLTGAMLTGFRLHTGPLPEQYRLMHIQPPKKKNKHKHKHHRPQDPLPPETPSDSDHKKKKKKKDDDPDRKKKKKDKKKKKNRHSPDHPGMTGAQPSSSSLR